Proteins from a genomic interval of Pseudoalteromonas sp. MEBiC 03607:
- the dtd gene encoding D-aminoacyl-tRNA deacylase, giving the protein MQGLIQRVKQAKVEVAGEVVGEISQGILLLLGVEKQDTEQSAQKLLHKVSNYRIFTDEQGKMNLSLNDIKGELLVVSQFTLAADTKKGMRPSFSSAGTPDQANTLYEYFIAEAKKAGLTVATGQFGADMQVSLCNDGPVTFNLSV; this is encoded by the coding sequence ATGCAAGGTTTAATTCAAAGAGTAAAACAGGCAAAAGTAGAAGTGGCGGGCGAAGTCGTCGGTGAAATTTCACAAGGTATTTTGCTGCTATTAGGCGTTGAAAAACAGGATACCGAACAAAGCGCTCAGAAGCTTTTACATAAAGTAAGTAATTACCGAATTTTTACCGATGAACAAGGAAAGATGAATTTAAGCTTGAATGATATCAAGGGTGAACTGTTGGTGGTTTCGCAGTTTACACTAGCCGCAGACACTAAAAAGGGCATGCGTCCGAGCTTTTCAAGTGCTGGTACGCCTGATCAAGCTAATACGCTCTATGAGTATTTTATCGCTGAAGCTAAAAAAGCCGGGTTAACAGTAGCCACAGGGCAATTTGGTGCTGATATGCAAGTAAGCCTATGTAACGATGGTCCCGTTACTTTTAATTTATCTGTGTAA
- a CDS encoding SAM-dependent methyltransferase has product MEHFLEPSGAIKHSFIEECHQLGQLIYWHKQGNYSIQVRQLNQLRWLLINETLQSVIEKRQPNRLLFPHLQYLAKLWQKLDEPKKILELGLGGGAIRNYLQHTYPDSQLISVEKNPDIIHCYKRYFGGDHTSNLRCFDAQQILEQGHEYNWIILDLFSEVDGPLFLYKHTFYAKLRTAMAKGGVLFINFLSSHPSQLKQLEHLLITEFGKRPSIEKIPNYVNHIVMIKK; this is encoded by the coding sequence ATGGAACATTTTCTTGAACCCAGTGGCGCAATAAAGCATAGTTTTATTGAAGAATGTCACCAGTTAGGGCAGCTGATTTACTGGCACAAGCAAGGCAATTACAGCATTCAAGTTAGGCAACTCAATCAACTACGTTGGTTATTGATTAACGAAACTCTTCAATCTGTTATCGAAAAACGTCAGCCTAACAGGCTTCTTTTCCCTCATTTACAATATCTTGCGAAGCTCTGGCAGAAACTTGATGAACCTAAAAAAATTTTAGAGTTAGGCTTAGGTGGCGGGGCAATTCGTAACTATCTTCAGCATACCTACCCTGATAGCCAGCTTATTTCAGTGGAAAAAAACCCCGATATTATTCATTGTTACAAACGCTACTTTGGTGGAGATCACACAAGTAATTTACGCTGTTTCGATGCTCAACAAATACTTGAGCAAGGACACGAATACAATTGGATTATATTGGATTTATTCAGTGAAGTAGATGGCCCACTGTTTTTATACAAACATACTTTTTATGCCAAGCTTCGCACAGCGATGGCTAAAGGTGGTGTATTATTTATTAACTTTTTATCCAGTCACCCATCGCAGTTAAAGCAACTTGAGCATTTACTTATCACCGAATTCGGCAAGCGACCAAGTATCGAAAAGATCCCTAATTATGTGAATCATATCGTGATGATCAAAAAATAA
- a CDS encoding bifunctional GNAT family N-acetyltransferase/hotdog fold thioesterase — MFKVTTPQSSEDWQAYYSLRWQVLRAPWGEPRGSEQDDLEQDAEHRFIKNNDGEVLGVARLHFNNHQQAQVRYMAVAEGNRNQHIGSRLLHELEKIAWTQDADELVLFARERALEFYKRHGYELKEKAHLAYDDVQHWKMVKQKPSEPGWFRHPNWTQVLQNTWRESIPISDAMGIKVESYTDWQFTTRADLDANLNLHNTMFAGSIYSLATLTGWGATYLALKEAGLEGNIVLADANIKYLKPLNNDPRGSVELAGCKGKLADLEDSGKASYHVPVNVYDGDVLVAEFEGHFIVKK; from the coding sequence ATGTTTAAAGTGACCACACCGCAAAGTAGCGAAGATTGGCAAGCGTATTATTCATTACGTTGGCAGGTTTTAAGAGCACCTTGGGGTGAGCCGCGCGGTTCTGAGCAAGATGACTTAGAGCAAGATGCCGAGCATCGCTTTATTAAAAACAATGATGGCGAAGTATTAGGTGTAGCACGTTTGCATTTTAATAATCATCAACAAGCACAAGTACGCTATATGGCGGTTGCTGAAGGGAATCGTAATCAGCACATTGGTAGTCGTTTACTGCATGAGCTAGAAAAAATAGCGTGGACTCAAGATGCCGATGAGCTCGTGCTTTTTGCCCGTGAACGTGCCTTAGAGTTTTATAAACGTCACGGCTACGAGCTAAAAGAAAAAGCGCACCTTGCCTATGACGATGTACAACACTGGAAAATGGTAAAACAAAAACCGTCTGAGCCGGGGTGGTTCCGTCATCCAAACTGGACACAAGTACTGCAAAATACGTGGCGTGAGTCGATTCCAATCAGTGATGCGATGGGAATTAAAGTTGAAAGCTATACCGATTGGCAATTTACTACTCGTGCTGATTTAGATGCGAACCTAAACCTTCATAACACTATGTTTGCAGGTTCAATTTACAGTCTAGCGACTTTAACTGGCTGGGGTGCTACTTACCTTGCACTGAAAGAAGCAGGACTTGAAGGGAATATCGTATTAGCTGATGCCAACATTAAATACCTTAAACCACTGAATAACGACCCTCGTGGTAGTGTTGAGCTGGCTGGTTGTAAAGGCAAGTTAGCGGATTTAGAAGACAGTGGCAAAGCAAGCTACCATGTACCAGTGAATGTATATGATGGTGATGTGTTAGTTGCTGAATTTGAAGGTCACTTCATCGTTAAAAAATAA
- a CDS encoding phospholipase A: MGWRIWLAAAGLFSVPVFAQTEQPQTNEQDDALELVKQCILNEAIGGDGKQTLEELRKKCSDLDESKKLTALDKRKAREEVSKKNRNVITPHKRNYILPLSYVSNPNERPFDGLKDLAEQTDGEPLDNLEVKYQLSIKVPIFEGFSDKDQGVFFAFTMQSFWQFYNKDISSPFRETNYEPEIFWVNYLDPEHVLWGDEMAIAIGASHQSNGRSQPNSRSWNRIYADFLWEKDGFVFSFKPWYRIPEDKKDDELEARGDDNPDIYKYMGYFEFSGAYRYNEHEFSFMTRNNLNSDNRGAIQLDWSFPLWGRLRGYAQYFNGYGESLIDYNADIERFGVGILLTDLL; the protein is encoded by the coding sequence ATGGGATGGCGCATTTGGCTGGCAGCTGCTGGCTTATTTTCTGTACCTGTATTTGCTCAAACTGAACAACCACAAACCAATGAACAAGATGACGCGCTAGAACTCGTAAAGCAGTGTATTTTGAACGAAGCCATTGGCGGTGACGGCAAACAAACACTCGAAGAACTTCGTAAAAAATGCTCTGACTTAGACGAGAGTAAAAAACTTACCGCTTTAGACAAACGTAAAGCCCGTGAAGAAGTGAGCAAGAAAAACCGTAATGTGATCACTCCTCATAAGCGTAACTACATTTTACCACTTTCATATGTATCTAATCCGAATGAGCGTCCATTTGATGGTTTAAAAGATCTTGCTGAGCAAACTGATGGTGAACCACTTGATAACCTTGAAGTGAAATATCAACTATCAATTAAAGTGCCTATTTTCGAAGGCTTCTCAGATAAAGATCAGGGCGTATTCTTTGCGTTTACCATGCAATCGTTTTGGCAGTTTTATAACAAAGATATTTCATCACCGTTTCGTGAAACAAACTACGAACCAGAGATCTTCTGGGTGAACTACCTTGATCCTGAGCATGTGCTTTGGGGCGATGAAATGGCAATTGCAATTGGTGCATCACATCAATCTAATGGTCGCAGCCAACCAAATTCACGTTCATGGAACCGTATCTATGCCGATTTCTTATGGGAAAAAGACGGCTTTGTATTTAGCTTTAAGCCTTGGTACCGAATTCCGGAAGATAAAAAAGACGATGAATTAGAAGCGCGTGGCGATGACAACCCTGATATTTACAAATACATGGGTTACTTTGAATTCTCAGGTGCATACCGTTATAACGAGCATGAATTTAGCTTTATGACCCGTAATAACCTAAATTCAGATAACCGTGGTGCAATCCAATTAGATTGGTCTTTCCCTCTATGGGGCCGATTACGTGGTTACGCACAATACTTTAATGGTTATGGCGAGAGCTTAATTGATTACAACGCCGATATTGAACGTTTTGGTGTGGGTATTCTGTTAACTGACTTGCTTTAA